In the Maribacter sp. MJ134 genome, one interval contains:
- a CDS encoding glutaminyl-peptide cyclotransferase yields MTYFKPFFISTIVLLFMACGSGNQKPSSLFEIVLEGNSTSIKQNEALGVSVKNLKDKSIDNIVYSVDDEQMQLNGNKIKFNVPKLGNKVLKADVTYEGNTVSVTKKIKLLAATAPEIYTYMIINEYPHDTNAYTQGLEFYKDTLYESTGKRGRSFLRKLDFKTGKVFDQIDLDKTYFGEGITILQDRVYQLTWQSGLGFVYDVDGLKKLDNFQYGKSREGWGLANNGENIFKSDGTEKIWILNPETLIEEGYIETVTNSSVFNKANELEYVDGKLYANVYQKPSVMIIDSNSGAIEGVINFGGLSDKVTKTDTWVATDNVLNGIAYHPTRKTFFVTGKDWDKLFEVRIQKK; encoded by the coding sequence ATGACCTATTTTAAACCCTTCTTTATCAGTACAATTGTATTACTTTTTATGGCCTGTGGTAGTGGAAACCAAAAACCGTCATCACTATTTGAAATCGTTTTGGAAGGAAACTCTACGTCCATAAAACAAAATGAAGCGCTAGGTGTAAGTGTAAAAAACCTAAAGGACAAATCCATTGACAATATCGTTTATTCCGTGGACGACGAGCAAATGCAATTAAATGGAAACAAAATCAAGTTCAATGTTCCCAAACTAGGGAATAAGGTATTAAAGGCGGATGTCACCTATGAAGGCAATACGGTAAGCGTAACCAAGAAAATTAAACTACTCGCCGCTACGGCCCCAGAAATATATACCTATATGATTATAAACGAATATCCCCATGATACCAATGCCTACACGCAAGGTTTAGAGTTCTACAAAGATACCTTATATGAGAGCACCGGTAAGAGAGGTCGCTCTTTTTTAAGGAAGTTAGATTTTAAAACAGGTAAGGTATTTGATCAGATAGATTTGGACAAAACCTATTTTGGTGAAGGCATCACCATCTTACAGGACAGGGTATATCAACTCACATGGCAGAGTGGATTAGGTTTTGTTTACGATGTAGATGGATTAAAAAAACTAGATAATTTCCAGTACGGAAAAAGTAGAGAAGGTTGGGGTTTGGCCAACAATGGAGAAAACATTTTTAAGAGCGACGGTACCGAAAAAATATGGATCTTGAATCCGGAAACACTTATAGAAGAAGGATATATTGAAACCGTGACCAATTCTTCGGTATTCAATAAGGCCAACGAACTAGAATATGTAGACGGGAAGTTATACGCCAATGTATACCAAAAACCAAGCGTCATGATTATTGATAGTAATAGTGGCGCAATTGAAGGTGTCATTAATTTTGGGGGCTTAAGCGATAAGGTAACCAAAACGGATACTTGGGTAGCTACGGATAATGTATTGAACGGAATAGCTTACCACCCTACAAGAAAAACTTTTTTTGTAACCGGTAAGGACTGGGATAAGTTATTCGAAGTTCGAATTCAAAAAAAATAA